The following proteins come from a genomic window of Paramisgurnus dabryanus chromosome 19, PD_genome_1.1, whole genome shotgun sequence:
- the LOC135773525 gene encoding immunoglobulin kappa light chain-like yields MTTSPRIITMICIVIWTICCIQGSVGEVVTQSGDQTVEPGQTVTIECKHTPAVNCWDSEASKKYCMSWYHQIPGEVPKLLIYYTSKRASDVPERFSGSESGKHIDFTLTISKVQPEDSGVYYCTGERNIADWEKPQWRFTQCESIIQKPSLSINNVKTDTSQYTMHWYHQIPGEVPKLLIYYTSDRASGVSERFSGSEDGKHIDFTLTISKVQPEDSGVYYCQST; encoded by the exons ATGACAACATCACCAAGAATCATAACTATGATTTGTATCGTCATTTGGACAATTTGCTGCATTCAGG GTTCTGTGGGTGAGGTTGTGACTCAGTCTGGAGATCAGACAGTAGAGCCTGGTCAAACTGTAACTATTGAATGTAAACATACACCAGCTGTTAATTGCTGGGATTCAGAAGCAAGCAAGAAATATTGTATGTCATGGTACCATCAGATTCCTGGAGAAGTTCCTAAACTCCTGATCTATTACACATCAAAAAGAGCTTCTGATGTTCCTGAAAGATTCAGTGGCAGTGAGAGTGGAAAACACATTGATTTTACTCTGACCATCAGTAAAGTTCAGCCTGAGGATTCAGGAGTTTATTACTGTACGGGTGAACGTAACATTGCAGACTGGGAGAAACCACAGTGGAGGTTCACACAGTGTGAAAGCATCATACAAAAACCTTCTCTAT CAATAAACAATGTTAAGACAGATACCTCTCAGTATACTATGCACTGGTACCACCAGATTCCTGGAGAAGTTCCTAAACTCCTGATCTATTACACATCAGACAGAGCTTCAGGTGTTTCTGAAAGATTCAGTGGCAGTGAGGATGGAAAACACATTGATTTTACTCTGACCATCAGTAAAGTTCAGCCTGAAGATTCAGGAGTTTATTACTGTCAGTCAACATAG